Proteins encoded together in one Hevea brasiliensis isolate MT/VB/25A 57/8 chromosome 16, ASM3005281v1, whole genome shotgun sequence window:
- the LOC110638264 gene encoding lipid transfer protein EARLI 1 — MASKSTASLALFLVLNLLFFSLVSACGGGCPSPKPKPTPSPSNGKCPRDALKLGVCANVLRSLLNLTIGKPPVEPCCSLIQGLVDLEAAVCLCTAIKANVLGINLNIPLSLSLLLNVCSKKVPSGFQCS; from the coding sequence ATGGCTTCCAAAAGCACAGCCTCACTTGCTCTCTTTTTGGTACTCAACCTTCTCTTCTTTTCCCTAGTCTCTGCATGTGGTGGGGGCTGCCCTTCTCCTAAGCCAAAACCAACTCCATCACCTTCCAATGGAAAATGTCCTAGGGATGCACTTAAATTAGGCGTATGTGCCAATGTGCTGCGTTCATTGCTCAATCTCACCATTGGAAAACCTCCAGTGGAACCTTGTTGCTCTCTCATCCAAGGCCTTGTCGATCTTGAGGCTGCCGTTTGCCTCTGCACAGCCATCAAAGCAAACGTCTTGGGCATCAACCTTAACATTCCACTTTCACTGAGCTTGCTTCTCAATGTCTGTAGCAAGAAGGTTCCCTCTGGTTTCCAATGCTCCTAA